Proteins encoded in a region of the Coffea eugenioides isolate CCC68of chromosome 4, Ceug_1.0, whole genome shotgun sequence genome:
- the LOC113768698 gene encoding RING-H2 finger protein ATL39-like codes for MKENMGMEIVISVTLLLVGIAVLVIIHVCIVSRAFRRNTTTNGVGGAVVHRNARRSPSMSEDEIKKLPSFDYNISIEEEREDSNSSSRSRSTLECAVCLENFKEGEKCRLLPKCNHCFHADCIDSWLAKTAACPVCRTDAAISPKIESQHRNIDDQMVLGVELT; via the coding sequence ATGAAAGAAAACATGGGCATGGAAATTGTTATCTCAGTGACACTATTGTTAGTGGGCATAGCTGTTTTAGTAATCATTCATGTGTGTATTGTGAGTAGAGCTTTCAGAAGAAATACTACTACAAATGGAGTTGGTGGAGCTGTTGTTCACAGAAATGCTAGAAGAAGTCCAAGCATGTCTGaagatgaaatcaagaaattgcCCAGTTTTGATTACAATATTAGCATTGAGGAAGAAAGAGAGGATAGCAACAGCAGCAGCAGAAGCAGAAGCACTCTGGAATGTGCCGTGTGTTTGGAGAATTTCAAGGAAGGTGAAAAGTGCAGATTGTTGCCAAAATGTAATCACTGTTTTCATGCTGATTGCATTGATTCATGGTTGGCAAAAACAGCAGCTTGCCCAGTTTGTAGAACAGATGCTGCAATTTCACCCAAAATAGAAAGTCAACACAGAAATATTGATGATCAGATGGTGCTTGGAGTTGAATTGACATAA
- the LOC113767549 gene encoding bidirectional sugar transporter SWEET5-like yields the protein MADTELTRTVLGVIGNIISFCMFLSPAPTFAKIWKAKSVQHFKPDPYLATILNCALWVFYGLPIVKEDSILVSTINGVGFAIEVIFIAIFVIYSDWPKRRKIFMFLVIEAIFFAIVVIITVAALHGNQRSLFVGVLSLIFNIMMYFSPLTIMRRVIQTKSVKYMPFYLSLANFANGGIWFSYAFLKFDPWLVIPNGCGAVAGLTQLILYATYYRSTNWDEEENPKEVQLSSEA from the exons ATGGCGGACACAGAACTTACAAGGACTGTTTTAGGAGTTATTG gaaacatcatatctttttGCATGTTCCTCTCGCCAGC CCCAACATTTGCAAAAATATGGAAAGCCAAGTCAGTTCAGCATTTCAAGCCAGACCCCTACCTTGCGACGATATTGAATTGTGCATTGTGGGTATTTTATGGCCTTCCTATCGTCAAAGAGGATAGCATTTTGGTTTCCACTATCAATGGTGTGGGATTTGCCATAGAAGTTATCTTTATCGCCATATTCGTCATATACTCCGACTGGCCAAAACGA CGCAAAATCTTCATGTTCCTCGTGATCGAAGCAATCTTCTTTGCCATAGTTGTTATTATTACCGTAGCTGCTCTTCATGGCAACCAGAGGTCTTTGTTTGTTGGTGTATTGTCCCTCATCTTCAACATCATGATGTATTTTTCGCCATTGACTATCATG CGTCGAGTAATCCAGACCAAGAGTGTGAAATACATGCCATTTTATTTGTCACTTGCTAATTTTGCCAATGGTGGTATTTGGTTTTCTTATGCTTTCCTCAAATTTGACCCCTGGCTTGTG ATACCTAATGGTTGTGGTGCTGTTGCTGGACTAACTCAACTCATACTATATGCTACTTATTATCGCTCAACAAACTGGGACGAAGAAGAAAATCCCAAGGAAGTCCAACTATCCTCTGAAGCCTAA